The Flavobacterium sp. HJ-32-4 genome contains a region encoding:
- a CDS encoding VWA domain-containing protein, translated as MWELDEKKYLWLLLAVPVLVLLFLYTLYWKKRRQHEFGDASLFRQLAPERSDFKSALKMGVLVLALACIAIGLVNPKIGMKTETVKRQGIDIVFAVDVSKSMLCEDVAPSRLKKARQIVSQIINNLAADRIGIVAYAGSAYQVLPITTDYGVAKMYLESLDYTMVSSQGTSLQDAVQKANDIFKDTDKDVSKLVIMVSDGEDHGEDSDEAIEEATKNGVKIITVGVGTEAGGRIPLRENGGVRFQEDRQGQTVVTKRNNESLREIAKATKGGYVDGNNTREVVEYVKKTLDNIEKSDFEAQQFTDFASQFQWFLGFGVFLLCLDLLLLEKKTAWIRRLNLFNDKG; from the coding sequence ATGTGGGAATTGGATGAAAAGAAATACTTGTGGTTGCTGCTCGCCGTTCCGGTGCTGGTGCTGCTATTCCTTTATACTTTGTATTGGAAGAAACGCCGGCAACACGAGTTCGGTGATGCGTCCCTGTTTCGCCAACTGGCACCCGAACGCTCTGACTTCAAAAGTGCGCTGAAAATGGGCGTACTGGTGTTGGCACTCGCCTGTATCGCTATTGGACTCGTCAACCCGAAAATCGGTATGAAGACGGAAACGGTCAAACGGCAGGGAATCGACATCGTGTTCGCGGTCGACGTTTCGAAAAGTATGTTGTGTGAGGATGTGGCGCCGAGCCGTCTGAAGAAAGCCCGGCAGATCGTTTCGCAAATCATCAACAACCTGGCGGCCGATCGCATCGGTATCGTTGCCTACGCCGGAAGCGCCTACCAGGTATTGCCGATTACGACGGACTACGGCGTAGCGAAAATGTACCTCGAAAGCCTTGATTATACCATGGTGTCCTCGCAGGGTACATCGTTGCAGGACGCGGTGCAGAAAGCAAACGACATCTTCAAGGACACCGACAAAGACGTGAGCAAACTCGTGATCATGGTGTCGGATGGGGAAGACCATGGGGAAGACTCGGATGAGGCCATCGAAGAGGCAACCAAAAACGGCGTAAAAATCATCACGGTGGGTGTCGGAACCGAGGCCGGAGGACGCATCCCGCTTCGGGAAAACGGCGGCGTCCGGTTCCAGGAAGACCGGCAGGGACAGACCGTTGTCACCAAGCGCAACAACGAATCGCTGCGGGAAATCGCCAAAGCGACCAAAGGCGGCTATGTGGACGGGAACAACACCCGGGAAGTGGTAGAATATGTCAAGAAAACACTCGATAACATTGAAAAATCGGATTTTGAAGCGCAACAGTTTACCGACTTCGCTTCGCAATTCCAGTGGTTCTTAGGGTTCGGCGTCTTCCTGTTGTGCCTTGACCTTTTGCTTCTTGAGAAAAAAACCGCGTGGATCCGCCGACTAAACCTCTTTAACGACAAAGGATGA
- a CDS encoding VWA domain-containing protein: MTQVTFMYPQLFWLLLAIPPLVAWQIWQRRRQSATLRMPSLSGFAGKGTVWSVLNWTLFAFRIVAIALLITAMARPRTVDVSSKTKTTKGIDIVISMDISASMLARDLKPNRIESLKKVAAKFINERPNDRIGLVVYAGEAYTRTPVTSDKAVVLDALAKTNYDRTLNDGTAIGMGLATAVNRVKDSKAKSRIVILLTDGVNNTGFITPEDASDIAREYGIKVYTIGLGTNGTAETPAAIDARGNFIFRMAQVEIDEKLMRDIARKTGGKYFRATSNSRLEEIYQEINKLETSEIQELKFYDYDEQFRPFALAAFALLLIEIVARKTLLRSFI; this comes from the coding sequence ATGACACAGGTAACCTTCATGTATCCGCAATTGTTCTGGCTGCTGTTGGCGATTCCGCCGCTCGTGGCCTGGCAAATCTGGCAGCGCCGTCGGCAGTCGGCTACGTTACGGATGCCGTCGCTTTCGGGCTTCGCGGGCAAAGGTACCGTGTGGTCAGTGCTGAACTGGACCCTTTTCGCCTTCCGAATAGTCGCCATTGCCTTATTGATCACGGCGATGGCACGTCCGCGGACTGTGGATGTGAGCAGTAAAACGAAAACCACGAAAGGCATCGACATCGTCATTTCGATGGACATCTCGGCCAGTATGCTGGCGCGTGACCTGAAGCCCAACCGGATCGAATCATTAAAGAAAGTCGCGGCCAAGTTCATCAACGAGCGTCCGAACGACCGCATCGGATTGGTGGTGTATGCGGGAGAGGCCTACACCCGAACTCCCGTCACAAGCGACAAAGCCGTTGTGCTGGACGCCCTGGCCAAAACCAATTACGACCGGACCCTTAACGACGGTACCGCAATCGGAATGGGACTCGCTACGGCGGTCAACCGTGTAAAAGACAGCAAGGCCAAGAGCCGGATTGTCATCCTTCTGACGGACGGTGTCAACAATACCGGGTTTATCACGCCGGAAGATGCGTCTGACATTGCGCGTGAATACGGCATCAAGGTGTATACGATCGGACTCGGCACCAACGGAACGGCAGAAACACCGGCGGCCATCGACGCGCGGGGCAACTTTATCTTCCGGATGGCGCAGGTGGAAATCGACGAGAAACTGATGCGCGACATCGCCCGAAAAACCGGCGGGAAGTATTTCCGGGCCACCAGCAACAGCCGTCTGGAGGAAATTTACCAGGAAATCAACAAGCTGGAGACCTCGGAAATACAGGAGTTGAAATTCTATGATTATGACGAGCAATTCCGTCCGTTTGCCCTTGCGGCTTTTGCCTTATTGCTGATTGAAATTGTGGCTCGAAAAACGCTCTTACGGAGCTTTATCTGA